The proteins below are encoded in one region of Triticum aestivum cultivar Chinese Spring chromosome 1B, IWGSC CS RefSeq v2.1, whole genome shotgun sequence:
- the LOC123106133 gene encoding F-box/LRR-repeat protein 14: MEDLPEALVTEILNRITTTSDLNSLSLVSKQLYKIEGNQRGAIRVGSGLCTATKALTSFYARFPNLRKVEIDYSGWTPEHGNQLDNEGLSVFSSHCSSLIDLTLSFCSFIDDSGLACLAYCKTLVSLRLNSAPKITSFGLFSVAVGCTNLSALHLTDCDEIDNVEWLEYLGRNGSLEELVVKNCKGINHHDFLKFGPGWMKLQKFEFERKRGRYDSLIAIGDEVYDSSYDAHSMDIYDFCCESLMDLRLAHIETWPEVGLRVVLGKCKALEKLCLEYVRALNDNDMIALSRSCSNLKSITLWLKLERFSSDVSYCESRTSFTDNSLYALALNCRKLQMVDLRFTGCSRDWPSEIGFTQQGFLVLIQSCPIRVLVLNNANFFDDRGMKALSSSPHLETLELILCHAVNDVGMRFIVHTPCLSSLTLRACHKVTDVGVAELGRAHKLESLVIEHCGRVSLQAAQGVAKSVHYSSKCSDALKKKLGFSV; the protein is encoded by the coding sequence ATGGAGGACCTACCGGAAGCTCTGGTGACAGAGATTCTCAACAGGATCACCACGACGAGTGATCTGAATTCTCTTTCCCTTGTGTCAAAGCAGCTCTACAAGATAGAGGGGAATCAAAGGGGTGCTATCCGTGTTGGTTCTGGTCTTTGCACCGCTACAAAAGCCCTGACATCGTTCTATGCCCGGTTCCCAAATCTACGGAAAGTGGAAATCGATTACTCTGGTTGGACACCTGAACATGGAAATCAGTTGGACAACGAAGGCCTTTCTGTGTTTTCATCTCACTGTTCCTCGCTGATTGACCTCACCTTAAGCTTCTGCTCATTCATCGATGACTCTGGGCTTGCTTGTTTAGCTTATTGCAAGACATTGGTGTCTCTCAGGCTCAACTCCGCACCAAAAATAACGTCATTTGGGCTTTTCTCGGTTGCAGTTGGCTGCACAAATCTTTCTGCTCTCCACCTTACTGATTGCGATGAAATCGACAATGTAGAGTGGCTGGAATACCTTGGTAGGAATGGATCGTTGGAAGAGCTTGTAGTGAAGAATTGCAAAGGAATCAATCATCATGACTTCCTAAAGTTTGGTCCAGGATGGATGAAGCTCCAAAAGTTTGAGTTTGAGAGGAAAAGAGGAAGATATGATAGTCTTATAGCCATAGGTGATGAGGTCTATGACTCCTCGTACGATGCTCACAGCATGGATATATATGATTTCTGCTGTGAGAGTTTGATGGATCTAAGGTTGGCGCATATTGAAACTTGGCCAGAAGTAGGACTTCGTGTTGTCCTAGGGAAGTGTAAAGCATTGGAGAAGCTTTGCCTTGAGTATGTTCGTGCCCTAAATGACAATGACATGATTGCATTATCTCGGAGCTGCAGCAACCTTAAAAGCATCACACTTTGGCTTAAGCTGGAGCGCTTCTCGAGTGATGTCAGCTATTGTGAAAGCAGGACGTCATTTACTGATAACAGCCTTTACGCTCTAGCCCTAAACTGTCGTAAGCTTCAGATGGTAGACCTCAGGTTTACAGGATGTTCCCGTGACTGGCCATCAGAAATAGGGTTCACACAGCAGGGTTTTTTGGTGCTCATTCAGTCCTGCCCGATTCGTGTTCTCGTGCTCAACAACGCCAACTTCTTTGATGACAGGGGGATGAAGGCCCTCTCATCCTCACCACATCTGGAGACACTCGAGCTTATATTGTGTCATGCGGTAAATGATGTTGGGATGCGCTTCATTGTGCACACCCCATGCTTGAGTAGTCTCACACTTCGGGCGTGTCATAAGGTGACTGATGTAGGAGTGGCTGAACTGGGACGTGCACATAAGTTAGAGTCTTTGGTCATTGAGCATTGTGGTAGGGTCTCTTTGCAAGCTGCACAGGGTGTTGCCAAGTCAGTTCACTACTCCAGCAAATGTTCAGATGCCCTGAAGAAGAAACTTGGTTTTTCAGTATGA